A genome region from Methylorubrum populi includes the following:
- a CDS encoding MFS transporter, with product MRVERPSTAPASRQPSLRALRGLDLLNLTLADVRDGLGPYLAIYLLAVRGPEQGWNEATIGLVMTIAGIAGLLAQTPAGALIDRTKAKRGVVIAAAVLVTLSCLVLPWISNFTLVAGTQAVASMAGSVFAPALTGITLGIVGPKLFSKRIGRNEGFNHAGNAVSAMLAGGLAYLFGPIVVFWLMGILAACSIGAMLLVPAAEIDDDLARGLDCAEERNCEQPSGLSLLLRNRHLMLFALLCAAFHLANAAMLPSVGQLLTKVVGKDNATSLIAVCIVAAQCVMVPMAVLVGAKADGFGRKPIFLAAFGVLALRGVLYTVSDNPFYLVAVQCLDGVGAGIYGALFPIVVADLTRGTGRFKVAQGAAATAQGLGAALSATLAGVVIVGAGYAAAFLVLAAIAGAGFALYLLFMPETLGYEPRPTDAPPKTPTAPLAVPAE from the coding sequence ATGCGTGTCGAGCGCCCGTCCACCGCCCCCGCGTCGCGGCAGCCCTCGCTCCGCGCCCTGCGCGGCCTCGACCTGCTCAACCTCACCCTCGCCGACGTCCGCGACGGCCTCGGTCCCTATCTCGCCATCTACCTGCTCGCCGTGCGCGGCCCCGAGCAGGGCTGGAACGAAGCGACGATCGGCCTCGTGATGACGATCGCCGGCATTGCCGGCCTGCTGGCGCAGACGCCCGCGGGTGCCCTGATCGACCGCACCAAAGCCAAGCGCGGCGTCGTCATCGCCGCGGCGGTCCTCGTGACGCTGAGCTGCCTCGTCCTGCCCTGGATCTCGAACTTCACTCTCGTCGCCGGCACGCAGGCGGTCGCCAGCATGGCCGGCTCGGTCTTCGCCCCGGCCCTGACCGGCATCACGCTGGGCATCGTCGGCCCGAAACTGTTCTCGAAGCGCATCGGCCGCAACGAGGGCTTCAACCATGCCGGCAACGCCGTCTCGGCGATGCTCGCGGGCGGGCTCGCCTACCTGTTCGGCCCGATCGTCGTGTTCTGGCTGATGGGGATCCTCGCCGCCTGCTCGATCGGTGCGATGCTGCTGGTCCCGGCCGCGGAGATCGACGACGACCTCGCCCGCGGCCTCGACTGCGCGGAGGAGCGGAATTGCGAGCAGCCCTCGGGCCTGAGCCTGCTCCTGCGCAACCGCCACCTCATGCTGTTCGCGCTGCTCTGCGCCGCCTTCCACCTCGCCAACGCGGCGATGCTGCCCTCGGTCGGCCAGTTGCTCACCAAGGTCGTGGGCAAGGACAACGCGACCTCGCTGATCGCGGTCTGCATCGTGGCGGCGCAATGCGTGATGGTGCCGATGGCGGTGCTGGTGGGCGCCAAGGCCGACGGCTTCGGGCGCAAGCCGATCTTCCTCGCCGCCTTCGGCGTGCTGGCCCTGCGCGGCGTGCTCTACACCGTCTCCGACAACCCCTTCTACCTCGTGGCGGTCCAGTGTCTCGACGGCGTCGGCGCCGGCATCTACGGCGCGCTGTTCCCCATCGTCGTGGCCGACCTCACCCGCGGCACCGGCCGGTTCAAAGTGGCGCAGGGCGCGGCGGCGACCGCGCAGGGACTCGGCGCGGCGCTCAGCGCGACGCTGGCCGGCGTGGTCATCGTCGGCGCGGGCTACGCGGCGGCCTTCCTCGTGCTCGCGGCCATCGCGGGTGCGGGCTTCGCCCTGTACCTGCTGTTCATGCCCGAGACGCTCGGCTACGAGCCCCGCCCGACGGACGCGCCGCCGAAGACGCCCACGGCACCACTGGCGGTGCCGGCCGAGTAG
- a CDS encoding sensor domain-containing diguanylate cyclase — translation MLLLSGSMLLDLRQDAWDKAEQTSKNLLQVIQRDIARNVEIIDLSLQAVVDNLKAPGVTEISPALRQLVLFDRAVTARDMGVMLVLDENGDSVIDANAVPARRVSNADRGYFQAHKARADLGLVISPPLVSHLMGEPVIVLSRRIDKPDGTFGGVVLASLKLSYFSTLFGWIGLGREGGINLYLRDGTRLMRYPYVEADLGANIAGAPTFRRFVAERSGSFIGVSVRDGVERYYAFTQVGDLPLVLNVALGTREIEADWRSKAVVIGLAVLVLCGLAILLSLLLGRELRRSTAMQAELARLSHTDALTALPNRRRFEEVFEREWKAARRSGRPLALLVIDADHFKRINDRHGHAVGDVVLRGLADSLTASLRRPGDLATRIGGEEFAVLLPATDRDGAQRVAKAMHGAVAGLAVSAAGIGPGTVTISIGLAVSRGSEAAEELYRRADAALYEAKEGGRNRTRFADA, via the coding sequence ATGCTGCTGCTGTCGGGGTCGATGCTGCTCGACTTGCGCCAGGATGCCTGGGACAAGGCGGAGCAGACCTCGAAGAACCTGCTTCAGGTGATCCAACGAGACATCGCCCGCAACGTCGAGATCATCGACCTGTCGCTGCAAGCCGTGGTCGACAATCTCAAGGCGCCCGGCGTGACGGAGATCAGTCCGGCCCTGCGCCAGCTCGTCCTGTTCGATCGTGCCGTGACCGCGCGGGACATGGGGGTGATGCTCGTCCTCGACGAGAACGGCGACAGCGTGATCGACGCGAACGCCGTGCCGGCGCGCCGCGTCAGCAATGCCGACCGGGGCTACTTCCAGGCCCACAAGGCGCGGGCCGATCTCGGCCTCGTCATCAGCCCGCCGCTGGTCTCGCACCTGATGGGCGAGCCGGTGATCGTGCTGAGCCGCCGCATCGACAAGCCGGACGGCACGTTCGGCGGCGTGGTGCTGGCGAGCCTCAAGCTGTCCTACTTCAGCACCCTGTTCGGCTGGATCGGCCTCGGGCGGGAAGGGGGGATCAACCTCTACCTGCGCGACGGCACCCGCCTGATGCGCTACCCCTACGTGGAGGCCGATCTCGGAGCCAACATCGCCGGGGCGCCGACCTTCCGCCGCTTCGTCGCCGAGCGCAGCGGCAGTTTCATCGGGGTCTCGGTCCGCGACGGGGTCGAGCGCTACTACGCCTTCACGCAGGTCGGAGACCTGCCGCTCGTCCTCAACGTCGCCCTCGGAACGCGGGAGATCGAGGCCGACTGGCGCAGCAAGGCCGTGGTCATCGGCCTCGCGGTGCTGGTGCTGTGCGGCCTGGCCATCCTGCTCTCGCTGCTGCTCGGGCGGGAGCTGCGCCGCAGCACGGCGATGCAGGCGGAACTGGCTCGCCTCTCGCACACCGACGCACTGACGGCTCTACCGAACCGCAGGCGGTTCGAGGAGGTCTTCGAGCGCGAATGGAAGGCGGCCCGGCGCAGCGGCCGGCCGCTCGCGCTTCTCGTGATCGATGCCGATCATTTCAAGCGCATCAACGACCGCCACGGCCACGCCGTCGGCGACGTGGTGCTCAGGGGGCTCGCCGACAGCCTGACGGCGAGCCTGCGCCGGCCCGGCGATCTCGCGACCCGCATCGGCGGGGAGGAGTTCGCCGTCCTGCTGCCCGCGACCGACCGGGACGGCGCACAGCGCGTCGCGAAAGCCATGCACGGCGCGGTCGCAGGTCTTGCCGTGTCCGCGGCCGGAATCGGGCCCGGAACGGTCACCATCAGCATCGGCCTCGCCGTGAGCCGCGGCAGCGAGGCGGCCGAGGAGCTTTACCGTCGCGCCGACGCGGCGCTTTACGAGGCCAAGGAAGGCGGCCGCAACCGGACCCGCTTCGCCGACGCCTGA
- a CDS encoding CsbD family protein — MVDSSRITGAAREVGGKVQSAFGDVTGSRDDRAEGRLREAAGRAENVYGQARDAARHVADEAYDAAGDVYDRGRRTLREGHERSVAWPHTSLLIAGLIGFGLGLLVRGRD, encoded by the coding sequence ATGGTCGACAGCAGCAGGATCACGGGCGCCGCCCGGGAGGTCGGCGGCAAGGTGCAGAGCGCCTTCGGCGACGTGACCGGCTCGCGCGACGATCGCGCGGAGGGCCGTCTGCGCGAGGCGGCCGGACGGGCGGAGAACGTCTACGGCCAAGCCAGGGACGCCGCGCGGCACGTGGCGGACGAGGCCTACGACGCGGCCGGGGACGTGTACGACCGCGGTCGCCGCACCCTGCGGGAAGGCCACGAGCGCTCCGTCGCGTGGCCGCACACCTCCCTCCTCATTGCCGGCCTGATCGGCTTCGGCCTCGGCCTGCTGGTGCGCGGCCGCGACTGA
- a CDS encoding helix-hairpin-helix domain-containing protein, translating into MRSSLLRTLTVLIGLAAAPALAQAPSPATSPAPAKPPASAPATPPAAQTGKAAGEKADATAAPIDINSASAEELSQLKGIGAARSAAIVKGRPYRGKDDLVRKKILPEAVYAGIKDRIIAKQK; encoded by the coding sequence ATGCGTTCTTCTCTTCTGCGCACCCTCACCGTTCTGATCGGCCTCGCCGCGGCGCCTGCGCTGGCGCAGGCGCCGAGCCCCGCCACATCGCCCGCACCCGCGAAGCCGCCCGCTTCCGCGCCCGCGACGCCGCCCGCCGCCCAGACCGGGAAGGCGGCCGGCGAGAAGGCGGACGCGACGGCGGCGCCGATCGACATCAACTCGGCCAGCGCCGAGGAACTGAGCCAGCTCAAGGGCATCGGCGCGGCGCGCTCGGCCGCCATCGTCAAAGGGCGTCCCTATCGCGGCAAGGATGATCTCGTCCGCAAGAAGATCCTGCCGGAGGCGGTCTATGCCGGCATCAAGGACAGGATCATCGCCAAGCAGAAATAG
- a CDS encoding ribonuclease D: protein MSAAHTRIRLHHGDLPPGFEPGAAIAIDTETLGLNPHRDRLCVVQISRGDGSADVVQIRPGAPAPERLKAVLADTSVVKIFHFARFDLAVLFNAFGVMPAPVYCTKVASKLARTYTDRHGLKDVVRELVGVDLSKQQQSSDWGADSLSQAQIDYAASDVLHLHAARERLDAMLAREGRTEMARACFDFLPTRARLDLAGWPEVDIFAHT, encoded by the coding sequence ATGTCCGCCGCCCATACCCGGATCCGCCTCCATCACGGCGACCTGCCGCCCGGTTTCGAGCCCGGCGCGGCGATCGCCATCGACACCGAGACGCTGGGGCTCAACCCGCACCGCGACCGGCTCTGCGTGGTGCAGATCTCGCGCGGCGACGGCAGCGCCGACGTGGTGCAGATCCGGCCCGGCGCCCCGGCGCCGGAGCGTCTCAAGGCGGTCCTGGCCGATACGAGCGTCGTCAAGATCTTCCACTTCGCCCGGTTCGACCTCGCGGTGCTGTTCAACGCCTTCGGCGTGATGCCGGCGCCGGTCTACTGCACCAAGGTCGCCTCCAAGCTCGCCCGCACCTACACCGACCGCCACGGCCTCAAGGACGTGGTGCGCGAACTCGTCGGCGTCGATCTCTCCAAGCAGCAGCAATCCTCGGATTGGGGTGCCGACAGCTTGAGCCAGGCGCAGATCGACTACGCGGCATCCGACGTGCTCCACCTCCACGCCGCCCGCGAGCGACTCGATGCGATGCTCGCCCGCGAGGGCCGCACGGAGATGGCGCGAGCCTGCTTCGACTTCCTGCCAACCCGGGCCAGGCTCGATCTCGCCGGCTGGCCGGAGGTCGACATCTTCGCTCATACCTGA
- a CDS encoding lipopolysaccharide-assembly, LptC-related protein produces the protein MQAADTIQTETDLLALAANENARRRRAHGRARRHSAQVRTLRRVIPLAAGLAVLGLAAVVLWGPLSGRIPDVSIGPISVSGTKVTMENPRLSGFRKGERGYEVIADAAQQDVRRPSIIELQAMKGHVATDDKGGRAYLEAQGGVFDSTRESLNLENDIRLRTDKGEEVRLSVATVDFKAGSLRSSKAVTVTVPSGSIVADSLDVVENGRVISFVGRVHAVFHGEDKAAKPEEARVATAEAGPERERIRTSSAEPAERVR, from the coding sequence ATGCAGGCGGCCGACACCATCCAGACGGAGACGGATCTCCTCGCGCTCGCCGCGAACGAGAACGCGCGCCGCAGGCGGGCGCACGGTCGGGCGCGCCGGCATTCGGCGCAGGTGCGGACGCTGCGCCGGGTGATCCCGCTCGCCGCCGGCCTCGCCGTGCTGGGATTGGCCGCGGTCGTGCTCTGGGGGCCGCTCTCGGGCCGCATCCCCGACGTGTCCATCGGCCCGATCAGCGTGTCGGGCACCAAGGTCACCATGGAGAATCCGCGCCTGTCCGGCTTCCGCAAGGGCGAGCGCGGCTACGAGGTGATCGCCGATGCCGCGCAGCAGGACGTGCGCAGGCCCAGCATCATCGAGCTTCAGGCCATGAAGGGCCACGTCGCCACCGACGACAAGGGCGGCCGCGCCTATCTGGAGGCGCAGGGCGGCGTGTTCGACTCCACCCGCGAATCGCTCAATCTCGAGAACGACATCCGTCTCCGGACCGACAAGGGCGAGGAGGTTCGCCTCTCGGTCGCCACCGTGGATTTCAAGGCCGGCAGCCTGCGCTCGTCCAAGGCCGTGACCGTGACCGTGCCGTCAGGCTCGATCGTCGCCGACAGCCTCGACGTGGTCGAGAACGGGCGGGTCATCTCCTTCGTCGGCCGCGTGCACGCCGTGTTCCACGGCGAGGACAAGGCCGCGAAGCCGGAGGAGGCCAGGGTCGCCACGGCCGAGGCGGGACCGGAGCGCGAGCGCATCCGCACCTCCTCGGCGGAGCCCGCGGAGCGGGTGCGATGA
- a CDS encoding organic solvent tolerance protein OstA, with protein MSARLGPAFAVGLLLLAMPFAGTQAQQPGKDAGKDKASAPLGTVGGGKGPIKIDADRLDVFDKENKAIFAGNVVAVQGESTIRCSAMTVHYKRDKDKDAAKAEPAASEDVKAKAAGALGGDGNGIRKVECAGPVTVAQKDQVATGDNAVFDQVAKRIVLTGNVVLSQCQNVTRGSRLVYDMATGRANMDPVAGGRVSAMFVPGEGADRSGAAKGGGPKGCAAPAMAARPGGKAAEKPAVKTRAQAN; from the coding sequence ATGAGTGCGCGTCTCGGCCCGGCCTTCGCCGTCGGCCTCCTGTTGCTGGCGATGCCGTTCGCCGGCACGCAGGCGCAGCAGCCCGGCAAGGATGCGGGCAAGGACAAGGCGTCCGCGCCGCTCGGCACCGTCGGCGGCGGCAAGGGGCCGATCAAGATCGATGCCGATCGCCTCGACGTGTTCGACAAGGAGAACAAGGCGATCTTCGCCGGCAACGTCGTGGCGGTACAGGGCGAGAGCACCATCCGCTGCTCGGCGATGACGGTCCACTACAAGCGCGACAAGGACAAGGATGCCGCGAAGGCGGAGCCCGCGGCATCCGAGGACGTCAAGGCCAAGGCGGCCGGTGCGCTGGGCGGCGACGGCAACGGCATCCGCAAGGTCGAGTGTGCCGGTCCCGTCACCGTGGCGCAGAAGGATCAGGTCGCCACCGGCGACAACGCGGTGTTCGATCAGGTCGCCAAGCGCATCGTGCTGACCGGCAACGTCGTGCTCAGCCAGTGCCAGAACGTCACCCGCGGCTCGCGCCTCGTCTACGACATGGCCACGGGCCGGGCGAACATGGACCCGGTGGCGGGCGGGCGCGTCTCGGCGATGTTCGTTCCCGGCGAGGGCGCCGACAGGAGCGGCGCCGCGAAGGGCGGCGGGCCGAAGGGCTGTGCGGCTCCGGCCATGGCGGCCAGGCCCGGCGGAAAGGCGGCCGAGAAACCTGCCGTCAAGACGCGGGCGCAGGCGAACTGA